Proteins found in one Primulina eburnea isolate SZY01 chromosome 16, ASM2296580v1, whole genome shotgun sequence genomic segment:
- the LOC140816023 gene encoding uncharacterized protein, with translation MRWVPPPLGQWRLNVDAGFNDTVGKYSVGAVIQNHFRIIFAASAIGIRKPGSVLEAELSAIHFGLMLAVRGNFSDVWVFSNSCNAVKEVTSKSEARNHQGLLVLNILDILTSGRFKKLDHVSRNANKLVHCLARFALSHPSCSCWMEDFYPS, from the coding sequence ATGAGGTGGGTGCCTCCTCCGTTGGGGCAGTGGCGACTTAATGTCGATGCTGGGTTTAATGATACTGTTGGTAAATATAGTGTGGGTGCTGTGATTCAAAATCATTTTCGAATTATTTTTGCTGCCTCAGCCATTGGCATACGAAAACCAGGATCAGTGTTGGAGGCAGAACTCTCGGCTATTCATTTTGGTTTGATGCTTGCTGTGAGAGGTAACTTTTCTGATGTTTGGGTTTTCTCGAACTCCTGTAATGCTGTTAAAGAGGTGACGTCGAAGTCTGAGGCTCGCAACCATCAAGGACTGTTAGTCTTGAACATATTGGATATTTTAACTTCTGGTAGATTTAAAAAGTTAGATCATGTTAGTAGAAATGCAAACAAGTTAGTGCACTGTTTAGCGCGTTTTGCTTTATCTCATCCTTCTTGTTCATGTTGGATGGAAGATTTTTACCCATCGTGA